From the Priestia koreensis genome, one window contains:
- a CDS encoding ABC transporter ATP-binding protein yields MSSIRRYLTFVRPYRWQIFGTILIGLLKFGIPLLVPLLLKYVIDDIIGGNLSNAEKLHQLYWIMGGTFIIFAVLRPPIEYFRQYYAQWVSSKVLYDIRSKLFDHLQRLSLRFYSNTRAGEVISRIINDVEQTKTFVVTGLMNVWLDTMTIIISIVIMFTMDVPLTIVSIILFPVYAFSVKYFYARLRDLTRKRSQALAEVQGHLHERVQGISVIRSFAIEEHEQKRFDKQNNNFLTKALNHTSWNAKTFAVVNTVTDLAPLLVIGYAAYEVINGQMKIGTMVAFVTYIDRLYNPLRRLVNSSTTLTQSLASMDRVFELLDEPYDIVDKKDAVECQQVKGRVTFDEVTFAYNDDEPSVLHDVNLDVQAGQSIAFVGMSGGGKSTLISLIPRFYDVTSGRILLDGIDIREYKARSLRDKIGMVLQDSLLFSETVRENILLGKPDATEEEVYEAARAANAHDFILGLPEGYDTKVGERGVKLSGGQKQRIAIARVFLKNPPILVFDEATSALDLESEHLIQEALEHLAKDRTTFIVAHRLSTITHVDKIVLLEHGKIVETGTHEELMNKKGHYYDLFNVQQLDVM; encoded by the coding sequence CTGAGCAGTATTCGCAGATATTTAACATTTGTAAGGCCATATAGATGGCAAATCTTTGGGACGATTCTAATCGGTCTATTAAAGTTTGGTATTCCGCTTCTTGTTCCTCTTCTATTGAAGTATGTCATTGATGACATTATTGGAGGCAATCTATCAAACGCTGAGAAACTACATCAGCTCTATTGGATTATGGGTGGGACATTCATTATATTTGCCGTTTTACGTCCCCCTATTGAATACTTCCGTCAGTATTATGCACAGTGGGTATCGAGTAAAGTGCTGTATGATATTCGCAGCAAACTGTTTGATCATTTACAGCGATTAAGCTTACGTTTTTACTCAAACACTCGTGCAGGAGAAGTGATCTCACGTATTATTAACGATGTTGAACAAACAAAAACGTTCGTAGTGACAGGACTCATGAATGTCTGGCTCGATACGATGACCATTATCATCTCGATTGTGATCATGTTCACGATGGACGTTCCGCTTACGATTGTTTCGATTATCTTATTTCCTGTCTATGCGTTCTCTGTTAAATACTTCTATGCACGTTTGCGAGATTTAACACGCAAAAGATCTCAAGCCTTAGCTGAAGTACAAGGGCATTTGCATGAACGTGTGCAAGGTATTTCTGTCATTCGAAGCTTTGCAATTGAAGAGCATGAGCAAAAGCGATTTGACAAGCAAAACAATAACTTCCTAACAAAAGCCCTCAATCATACGAGCTGGAACGCTAAAACGTTTGCGGTTGTAAATACCGTTACCGATTTAGCACCGCTTCTTGTTATCGGATATGCGGCTTATGAAGTTATTAATGGACAGATGAAAATCGGAACTATGGTAGCGTTTGTGACTTATATCGATCGTCTGTACAATCCACTGCGTCGCTTAGTCAATTCTTCTACCACGCTTACGCAATCGTTGGCATCGATGGACCGTGTATTTGAATTATTGGACGAGCCTTATGATATCGTTGATAAAAAGGATGCCGTGGAGTGTCAGCAAGTGAAGGGAAGAGTCACTTTTGATGAGGTGACGTTTGCTTATAACGATGACGAACCATCAGTGCTACACGACGTGAATCTAGACGTCCAAGCTGGTCAATCCATTGCCTTTGTGGGAATGAGCGGTGGAGGGAAATCAACACTAATTAGCTTGATTCCACGTTTTTACGACGTCACGTCAGGTCGTATTTTGTTAGATGGAATAGATATCCGTGAATATAAAGCACGTAGTCTTCGAGATAAGATTGGAATGGTTCTTCAAGATTCTCTTTTATTCAGTGAAACGGTCAGGGAAAATATTTTGCTAGGAAAGCCTGATGCAACTGAGGAAGAAGTATATGAAGCAGCTCGTGCAGCTAACGCTCATGATTTCATCCTAGGGCTACCAGAAGGATATGACACGAAAGTCGGAGAACGAGGAGTGAAGCTATCTGGTGGTCAGAAGCAGCGCATTGCGATCGCCAGGGTGTTTTTGAAAAACCCACCAATTCTTGTGTTTGATGAAGCAACGTCTGCGTTAGATTTGGAAAGCGAGCATTTAATTCAAGAGGCGCTTGAACATCTAGCAAAAGATCGAACAACTTTTATCGTAGCGCATCGCTTATCTACGATTACCCACGTTGATAAAATCGTTCTTTTAGAGCATGGGAAAATTGTAGAAACGGGCACTCATGAAGAATTAATGAATAAAAAAGGTCACTATTATGACTTGTTTAACGTCCAACAGTTAGACGTTATGTAA
- the ntdP gene encoding nucleoside tri-diphosphate phosphatase, giving the protein MGIPMSGETIQIHSYKHNGHIHRIWNATTILKATQNLVIGANDRTLVTESDGRTWVTREPAICYFHSKYWFNVIGMIREDGIYYYCNISSPFVYDEALKYIDYDLDIKVFPDMTYVVLDEDEYEKHRKQMHYPEVIDHILHSHVEKLKSWIRQRKGPFAPDFIDIWYERFLMHRN; this is encoded by the coding sequence GTGGGCATTCCGATGTCAGGAGAAACAATACAAATACATAGTTATAAACACAATGGACATATCCATCGAATATGGAATGCTACAACGATATTGAAGGCCACACAAAATTTAGTGATCGGAGCCAATGATCGTACGCTCGTAACAGAGTCTGACGGAAGAACGTGGGTTACGAGAGAGCCGGCAATTTGTTATTTTCATTCTAAATACTGGTTTAATGTAATCGGTATGATTCGGGAAGATGGCATTTATTATTACTGTAATATTAGTTCACCGTTCGTGTATGATGAAGCACTGAAATACATTGACTACGATTTAGATATTAAAGTATTTCCAGACATGACATATGTTGTATTAGACGAAGATGAGTACGAAAAACATCGAAAACAAATGCATTATCCAGAAGTTATTGACCACATTCTACACAGCCACGTTGAAAAATTAAAAAGCTGGATTCGTCAGCGAAAAGGACCATTTGCGCCAGATTTTATTGATATATGGTACGAGCGTTTTTTAATGCATCGTAATTAA
- the recX gene encoding recombination regulator RecX — protein MPKITKITTQKNNSERYNVYIDQGKGEEFGFGVDEYVLAKFQLRKGQELSSTELTTILHEDTIKKSYNMSLAFLAHRMRSTKEVYTYLIKKELEPEVANAVIAMLNERKYLNDLEFAKAYVNTQVNTTIKGPNLIRQELIEKGISEADISTSLQSFDSEQQLEAAGKYATKLDQKYKKLAPMMKKQKIQLALTQKGYAHPLINRLFETFELTDDEDQQLEAIRYQGMKAHRRYQKYEGWEYESKMKQSLYRKGFSMDQIQAFLEALKEEE, from the coding sequence ATGCCAAAAATCACAAAGATTACGACACAAAAAAACAACAGTGAACGATACAATGTGTACATTGATCAGGGAAAAGGCGAAGAATTTGGCTTTGGTGTAGATGAGTACGTATTAGCCAAATTTCAGCTTCGCAAAGGACAAGAACTATCAAGTACAGAACTAACAACCATTCTCCATGAAGATACGATTAAGAAGTCATATAACATGAGTCTTGCATTTTTAGCTCACCGAATGAGGTCTACAAAAGAAGTGTATACGTATCTGATCAAAAAAGAACTAGAACCAGAAGTTGCAAATGCAGTTATCGCGATGCTAAATGAACGTAAGTACCTAAACGATTTGGAGTTTGCTAAAGCATACGTCAATACGCAGGTGAATACAACAATCAAAGGCCCAAACCTCATTCGCCAAGAATTAATTGAAAAAGGAATATCGGAAGCGGATATTTCAACGAGCCTGCAATCGTTTGACAGTGAGCAACAGCTTGAAGCAGCGGGAAAATATGCGACAAAATTAGATCAAAAGTATAAAAAGCTTGCTCCGATGATGAAAAAGCAAAAAATTCAGCTTGCCCTAACTCAAAAAGGCTATGCTCATCCTTTAATCAATCGTTTGTTTGAAACGTTTGAACTTACAGATGATGAAGATCAACAGCTAGAGGCCATTCGTTATCAAGGAATGAAAGCACACAGAAGATACCAAAAGTATGAAGGTTGGGAATATGAAAGTAAAATGAAACAAAGCCTGTACCGAAAAGGTTTCTCTATGGATCAAATTCAAGCTTTTCTCGAAGCTTTAAAAGAAGAAGAATAA
- a CDS encoding SDR family NAD(P)-dependent oxidoreductase yields MPTVLITGGGTGLGKELALLYAKNQYNVVITGRDGTKLAAVKEELLHFTKSVHTIEMDVKNFASIKQAISEVISITSIDVLVNNAGVGYFGPFIDLSEHNINEMIDTNVKGTIFMCQELIPHLLTRPEATILNIISTAGLRGKVNESVYVASKFAVRGFTESLQKEYEGSALHISGAYMGGMATPFWDETDHIKDRSRLKDPAIVAEEIYNRQKELEIVIES; encoded by the coding sequence GTGCCTACTGTACTTATTACTGGTGGAGGAACTGGTTTGGGAAAGGAATTAGCTCTTTTATATGCGAAGAATCAGTATAATGTCGTAATTACAGGTCGTGATGGGACAAAATTAGCGGCCGTAAAAGAAGAACTTCTGCATTTTACCAAAAGCGTTCATACCATCGAAATGGATGTTAAAAATTTCGCAAGTATTAAACAAGCTATTTCAGAGGTAATCAGTATTACATCGATTGACGTCCTCGTGAATAACGCAGGCGTGGGATACTTTGGACCTTTCATTGATCTGTCCGAACATAATATTAATGAAATGATTGATACGAATGTAAAAGGGACGATTTTTATGTGCCAGGAGCTCATCCCCCACTTACTTACACGTCCGGAAGCGACGATCCTGAACATTATTTCTACGGCAGGGCTACGCGGGAAAGTAAACGAATCTGTTTATGTAGCGAGTAAATTTGCTGTAAGAGGCTTTACAGAAAGTCTGCAAAAGGAATACGAAGGTTCTGCTCTCCACATTAGCGGGGCATATATGGGAGGGATGGCCACACCATTTTGGGACGAAACGGATCATATTAAAGACCGCAGTCGCCTGAAAGATCCTGCGATTGTTGCAGAGGAAATCTACAACAGACAAAAGGAATTAGAGATTGTCATTGAATCATAA
- the fabL gene encoding enoyl-[acyl-carrier-protein] reductase FabL — MTNKVALVTGSSRGIGKEIALRLAKEGYDIVINYARSKTAALEVATEIESYGRKALVVKANVGKVDKIKELFTKIDEEFGRLDVFVSNAASGVLRPVMELEESHWDWTMDINSKGYLFAAQEAAKRMDKNGGGQIVTISSLGSIRYLENYTTVGVSKAAVEALTRYLAIELAPKNIRVNAVSGGAVDTDALKHFPNREDLLSDAKSQTPTGRIVEPKDMADAVLFLISEQASMICGQTIIVDGGRSLLM, encoded by the coding sequence ATGACGAACAAAGTCGCATTAGTTACAGGAAGTAGTAGAGGAATCGGAAAAGAAATTGCATTACGCTTAGCAAAAGAAGGATATGACATTGTCATCAATTACGCGCGAAGCAAAACAGCTGCTCTAGAAGTAGCGACTGAGATTGAAAGCTATGGTAGAAAAGCACTTGTTGTAAAAGCAAACGTAGGAAAAGTTGATAAAATCAAAGAACTTTTCACAAAAATTGATGAAGAGTTTGGTCGTTTGGACGTATTTGTCAGCAATGCGGCTTCAGGCGTATTACGACCTGTAATGGAGCTTGAAGAATCACATTGGGACTGGACAATGGATATCAACAGCAAAGGCTATTTATTTGCAGCTCAAGAGGCAGCGAAGCGTATGGACAAAAACGGTGGCGGACAAATTGTCACGATTAGCTCACTTGGTTCAATCCGCTACCTAGAAAACTATACAACGGTTGGGGTATCAAAAGCAGCGGTAGAAGCGCTAACGCGTTATTTAGCGATTGAGCTAGCTCCTAAAAATATTCGCGTTAATGCCGTTTCGGGTGGAGCGGTTGATACAGATGCATTAAAGCATTTCCCTAATCGCGAAGATTTATTATCAGATGCGAAGTCACAAACCCCAACAGGACGAATTGTGGAACCGAAAGATATGGCGGATGCTGTGTTATTTTTAATTTCTGAACAAGCTTCTATGATCTGTGGACAAACAATTATTGTCGATGGTGGTCGTTCACTGCTCATGTAA
- a CDS encoding ABC transporter ATP-binding protein — MPQKAVLQVNNLKTSFFTEDGEVPAVDGISFTIHEGEILGIVGESGCGKSVTSLSIMKLIPSPPGKIVEGEIYFNEQNLVPASEEKMRQIRGNEMAMIFQEPMTSLNPLFTIGNQLTEPLRIHKKLTKKQAKEHIINVLKLVGLPRAEELINEYPHQLSGGMRQRVMIAMALLCDPKLLIADEPTTALDVTIQAQILQLMKSLNKKLNTAVMLITHDLGVVAEVCDRIVVMYGGQIVEEADVKTIFKNAKHPYTMGLIKSIPDKRFKKDRLYSIPGNVPKPGSVRTGCRFAARCEFAFERCTKEDPYLYGVSAEGEKPHYARCFLHETEGVKKGDTAVTSS; from the coding sequence ATGCCTCAAAAGGCCGTGCTTCAAGTTAATAACCTCAAAACTTCCTTTTTCACCGAAGACGGAGAAGTTCCAGCAGTAGATGGAATTAGTTTTACGATTCATGAAGGCGAGATTTTAGGAATTGTAGGCGAATCAGGATGTGGGAAAAGCGTTACCTCGCTCTCAATTATGAAGTTGATTCCTTCACCTCCAGGGAAAATTGTCGAAGGAGAAATTTATTTTAATGAGCAAAATCTCGTCCCCGCCTCAGAAGAGAAAATGAGGCAAATACGCGGAAATGAGATGGCAATGATTTTTCAGGAGCCTATGACCTCGTTAAATCCGCTTTTCACAATTGGCAATCAGCTAACGGAGCCTTTACGAATACATAAGAAATTAACGAAGAAACAAGCGAAAGAACATATCATCAATGTGTTAAAACTTGTTGGACTACCACGTGCAGAAGAACTCATCAATGAATATCCTCACCAGCTATCTGGCGGTATGAGACAACGTGTCATGATTGCAATGGCGTTACTTTGTGACCCCAAATTGTTAATAGCAGATGAACCTACTACCGCTTTAGACGTAACAATTCAAGCACAAATTCTACAGTTAATGAAAAGCTTAAATAAAAAATTAAATACGGCCGTTATGCTCATTACCCACGATTTAGGTGTAGTCGCAGAAGTATGTGACCGCATTGTAGTTATGTATGGTGGGCAAATAGTTGAAGAAGCAGACGTAAAGACCATCTTCAAAAATGCAAAACACCCTTATACGATGGGACTTATTAAATCGATACCCGATAAACGCTTTAAAAAGGATCGTTTATACTCTATCCCTGGAAACGTGCCAAAACCTGGATCAGTTCGAACAGGATGCCGATTTGCTGCACGCTGTGAATTTGCGTTTGAACGCTGCACAAAAGAAGATCCTTATCTCTACGGGGTGAGTGCAGAAGGTGAAAAACCCCATTATGCACGCTGCTTTTTACATGAAACAGAGGGGGTAAAAAAAGGTGACACAGCCGTTACTTCAAGTTAA
- a CDS encoding metal-dependent hydrolase, with product MDTGTHIVMGIALGGLATLDPTVASDGHLAQAVMTGVIAGSLAPDLDTILKLKNNAKYIRNHRGITHSIPAVCLWPLPILLILSAIFPHINLVHLWAWIFTSVILHVFVDVFNAYGTQALRPFTKKWVALGVINTFDPFIFVAHLVGILIWGLGANPAYTFIGVYIVLLGYYLIRFYLQHQVKQAIHKKIPNVTKMLISPTLRFNQWHLAITTDERFYVGRAFKDEIVIYDEFEKIPIPKTDVIEAAKVDENLSAFLSFSPVHRWEVEEYNDHIEVRFIDLRYRSKGYYPFVAVVQLDYQLNIICSYTGWIFSEKKLRKKLEYLPN from the coding sequence TTGGATACAGGTACTCATATTGTCATGGGGATCGCATTAGGTGGACTCGCTACGTTAGATCCAACAGTGGCTTCTGATGGCCATCTTGCTCAGGCTGTTATGACTGGAGTAATTGCCGGTTCGTTAGCTCCTGATTTGGATACGATTTTAAAATTAAAAAATAATGCTAAATATATTCGAAATCACCGTGGGATTACCCATTCCATTCCAGCCGTTTGTTTGTGGCCATTGCCCATTTTACTCATTTTGTCGGCCATTTTTCCTCATATTAATTTAGTACATCTATGGGCTTGGATCTTCACGTCTGTTATTCTCCATGTATTCGTGGATGTCTTTAACGCATACGGAACACAGGCGCTGCGACCGTTTACGAAAAAATGGGTGGCTCTAGGAGTCATTAACACATTTGATCCATTCATTTTCGTGGCTCATCTAGTAGGTATTTTAATTTGGGGGCTTGGTGCTAATCCTGCTTACACATTTATCGGGGTTTATATCGTATTATTGGGATACTATCTGATTCGTTTTTATCTTCAACACCAAGTTAAACAAGCGATTCACAAAAAAATTCCGAATGTCACTAAAATGCTGATTTCTCCAACACTTCGGTTCAATCAGTGGCACTTAGCCATTACAACAGATGAACGTTTTTATGTTGGAAGAGCATTTAAAGATGAAATTGTGATTTACGATGAGTTCGAAAAAATTCCAATTCCGAAAACAGATGTTATTGAAGCTGCCAAAGTAGACGAAAATTTGTCCGCCTTCTTATCTTTCTCACCCGTTCACAGATGGGAAGTTGAAGAATACAACGATCATATTGAAGTTCGTTTTATTGACCTCCGTTACAGAAGTAAGGGCTACTACCCTTTCGTAGCGGTCGTTCAGCTCGACTACCAATTAAATATTATTTGTTCATATACAGGATGGATCTTCAGCGAGAAAAAGCTACGAAAAAAGTTAGAATATTTACCAAATTAA
- the mutY gene encoding A/G-specific adenine glycosylase: MKQSEELIKGFDAEQFQHDLISWFEREQRILPWREDQDPYKVWVSEIMLQQTRVDTVIPYFHNFISKFPTIKHLAEADEEDVLKAWEGLGYYSRARNLQTAVKEVQETYGGIVPNTPQEISKLKGVGPYTTGAILSIAYGVPEPAVDGNVMRVFSRLLSIWDDIAKPKTRKLFEDVIRLVISNENPSFFNQGLMELGALICTPTSPSCLLCPVREHCRAFDEGVQDELPVKTKKKANRILHLAAVVLTDEQNRVLIHKRPEKGLLANLWEFPNAEIDTEMNLDQERLQMYVKEAYGAEVTIGDSFATIQHIFSHLTWKINVYEGKIIGSVQEDDKLKLVTFEELEKYALPVSHQNILKAYRSYE; encoded by the coding sequence GTGAAACAAAGTGAAGAATTAATTAAAGGTTTTGACGCAGAACAGTTTCAACATGATCTTATATCCTGGTTTGAACGAGAGCAACGTATTCTTCCTTGGCGAGAAGATCAGGACCCATATAAAGTGTGGGTATCTGAAATTATGCTCCAGCAAACACGAGTTGATACAGTCATTCCTTATTTTCATAATTTTATTAGTAAATTTCCGACCATCAAGCATTTAGCAGAAGCGGATGAAGAAGATGTACTGAAAGCCTGGGAGGGTCTCGGTTATTATTCCCGCGCACGAAATCTACAAACAGCCGTTAAAGAAGTGCAAGAAACGTATGGCGGAATTGTTCCTAACACACCACAAGAAATTTCAAAGCTAAAAGGTGTTGGTCCTTATACAACGGGCGCTATTTTAAGTATTGCTTACGGCGTTCCAGAGCCAGCCGTCGATGGAAACGTGATGCGTGTTTTCTCACGTCTGTTGTCCATTTGGGATGATATCGCCAAACCGAAGACAAGAAAATTGTTTGAAGATGTGATTCGTCTTGTAATTTCAAATGAGAACCCATCCTTCTTTAATCAAGGATTAATGGAGCTAGGAGCGCTTATTTGCACACCAACGTCACCGTCATGCTTATTATGTCCTGTAAGGGAGCATTGTCGAGCATTTGATGAGGGAGTACAGGATGAGCTCCCTGTGAAAACGAAGAAAAAAGCAAATCGCATTCTTCATTTAGCAGCAGTCGTTTTAACGGATGAACAAAATCGTGTGCTCATCCATAAACGACCTGAGAAAGGTCTTTTAGCTAATCTATGGGAATTCCCAAATGCTGAGATTGATACCGAAATGAACTTAGATCAAGAACGTCTGCAAATGTATGTAAAAGAAGCGTACGGAGCAGAAGTAACAATTGGTGATTCCTTCGCTACCATTCAGCATATCTTCTCTCATCTGACGTGGAAGATCAACGTGTATGAAGGAAAGATAATTGGTAGCGTTCAAGAAGATGACAAGCTCAAATTGGTAACGTTTGAAGAATTAGAGAAATATGCTCTTCCCGTATCGCATCAAAACATTCTAAAGGCATATCGTTCATACGAATAG
- a CDS encoding YfhJ family protein, which translates to MEDIFERLTNQLLSKNESLSYEKGRTWVEMLWGDFEATYAKAGYEYKGSELTEKIVTQWIQQYGDKLHEIQTRNPKFKKLLEADDQEKKH; encoded by the coding sequence ATGGAGGATATTTTTGAGAGGTTAACGAACCAGCTTTTAAGCAAAAATGAATCATTGTCCTATGAGAAAGGGCGTACGTGGGTAGAAATGCTTTGGGGGGACTTTGAAGCAACTTACGCAAAAGCAGGCTATGAATATAAAGGAAGCGAGCTTACTGAAAAAATTGTGACGCAATGGATCCAACAATATGGAGACAAGCTTCATGAAATTCAAACTCGAAATCCAAAATTCAAAAAGCTTCTTGAAGCGGACGATCAGGAGAAGAAACATTAA
- a CDS encoding YgaB family protein gives MSQLFDQLVSQQLETMDQLLFLQSELERCQRIEQELQDLYGQSALESIQHEISGMKKQLKEIQEVFQQQTEQIIQSYEQERNQNVSSTPSF, from the coding sequence TTGTCACAACTATTTGATCAGTTAGTATCACAACAGTTAGAGACAATGGATCAATTGCTATTTTTGCAATCGGAGTTAGAAAGATGCCAAAGAATTGAACAAGAATTACAAGACCTGTATGGGCAGTCAGCTCTCGAATCCATTCAGCATGAAATTTCCGGAATGAAAAAGCAACTCAAGGAAATTCAAGAGGTATTTCAACAGCAAACAGAGCAGATCATTCAATCCTATGAACAAGAACGGAATCAAAATGTTTCTTCAACACCGTCATTTTGA
- a CDS encoding YfhH family protein — translation MQEKRYSEMTDHELQQEIAVLNEKAKKAEQLGMVNEFAVLERKMTMAKAYLLDPEQFHPGNVYEIEGAPGHYFKVEYLNGVFAWGFRVGGELAEEALPISMLKK, via the coding sequence GTGCAAGAGAAACGATATAGCGAAATGACAGATCATGAATTACAACAAGAAATCGCAGTGCTAAACGAAAAAGCAAAAAAAGCCGAACAGCTTGGTATGGTGAACGAATTTGCCGTTTTAGAGCGTAAAATGACGATGGCAAAAGCCTATTTACTAGACCCAGAACAATTTCATCCTGGAAACGTCTATGAAATTGAGGGAGCGCCAGGTCATTACTTTAAAGTAGAATACTTAAACGGAGTATTTGCTTGGGGCTTTCGAGTGGGCGGGGAGCTGGCTGAAGAAGCTTTGCCTATTTCCATGCTGAAAAAATAA
- a CDS encoding small, acid-soluble spore protein K, which yields MRNKSTEDIHPTNNKLEGEPRAKAEFASKRADGTINTHPQERMRASNQRTDA from the coding sequence ATGCGTAATAAGTCCACAGAAGATATTCATCCAACGAATAATAAACTTGAAGGCGAACCGCGTGCAAAAGCTGAATTTGCTTCTAAGCGTGCAGATGGAACGATTAACACGCATCCTCAAGAAAGAATGCGTGCTTCAAATCAACGTACTGATGCCTAA
- a CDS encoding gamma-type small acid-soluble spore protein, producing MTNKNNKTQSGTNVQHVKQQNAQAAGKYGTEFASETSAQHVKQANAQAEAGKNQKSGKYQG from the coding sequence ATGACAAACAAAAACAACAAAACACAATCTGGTACAAACGTACAACACGTGAAACAACAAAACGCTCAAGCTGCTGGTAAATACGGTACTGAGTTCGCTAGCGAAACTAGCGCTCAACACGTAAAACAAGCAAACGCTCAAGCTGAAGCTGGTAAAAACCAAAAATCTGGTAAATACCAAGGCTAA
- a CDS encoding ABC transporter ATP-binding protein — MTQPLLQVKGLKKHFPITGGILGKKTGDVKAVDGVSFEVKKGETLGIVGESGCGKSTTGKLLLRLLDPTEGQVIFENQELTALKNSDVRKVRKEMQMIFQDPFASLNPRHNVEKILEEPLIVHGIGSKAERRKMVHEMLEVVGLSAYHAKRYPHQFSGGQRQRIGIARALMTRPKLIIADEPVSALDVSIQSQVLNLLEDLQNEFQLTYVFISHDLGVVRHISDRVGVMYLGNMVELANSEDIYSRPLHPYTEALLSAVPVPDPEFQREQIVLQGDIPSPSNPPTGCAFHTRCGKCMDVCRTTRPEFKEIESGHFVACHLYE; from the coding sequence GTGACACAGCCGTTACTTCAAGTTAAAGGATTGAAAAAACACTTTCCCATTACGGGTGGGATACTCGGAAAGAAAACGGGAGATGTCAAAGCGGTTGACGGTGTGAGCTTTGAAGTGAAAAAAGGAGAGACGCTAGGAATTGTGGGTGAAAGTGGATGTGGTAAATCCACAACGGGTAAGCTTCTCCTTAGACTCCTTGATCCGACAGAGGGACAAGTCATTTTTGAAAACCAAGAGCTTACGGCATTAAAGAATAGTGACGTTCGAAAGGTTCGAAAGGAAATGCAAATGATCTTCCAAGATCCATTTGCTTCACTGAACCCTCGACATAATGTCGAGAAGATCTTAGAAGAACCGCTCATCGTACATGGAATTGGATCGAAGGCAGAGCGAAGAAAAATGGTGCATGAAATGCTTGAAGTTGTAGGATTAAGCGCTTATCACGCAAAACGCTATCCTCATCAATTTAGCGGTGGGCAGCGTCAGCGTATTGGGATTGCACGAGCATTAATGACGAGACCAAAGCTGATTATTGCAGATGAACCTGTATCAGCCCTAGATGTATCCATTCAATCGCAGGTATTGAATTTACTAGAAGACTTACAAAATGAATTTCAATTAACCTATGTTTTTATCTCTCATGACCTAGGAGTTGTGCGGCATATCAGTGATCGTGTTGGCGTTATGTATTTAGGGAATATGGTTGAACTTGCTAATAGTGAAGACATTTATAGTAGACCATTACATCCTTATACCGAAGCACTATTGTCAGCCGTTCCGGTTCCAGACCCTGAATTCCAGCGTGAGCAGATCGTTTTACAAGGAGATATTCCTAGTCCGTCCAACCCGCCAACGGGATGTGCATTTCATACTCGTTGTGGAAAATGTATGGATGTATGTCGAACGACAAGACCGGAATTTAAAGAGATTGAATCCGGCCATTTTGTAGCTTGTCATCTGTATGAATAA